The genomic stretch TCTTGATTTAGACTTTTAGAATAATCTGGATGTTCAATTTTTGCTGAGCTAGAATCAAGTGGATCATATCCACAAATTAGATTCAGTGCAAGTGCCATATCTTCTACATCTTTTGTTAAGGGACCGATTTGATCTAATGATGAAGCAAATGCAACTAAGCCATATCTAGATACTGCCCCATAAGTTGGCTTCATTCCTACGATTCCACAATAATGTGCAGGTTGTCTGATAGAACCGCCAGTATCTGAACCAAGTGAAAAAGGAGTTTGGTCTGCAGCTACACTAGCCGCGGAACCACCAGAACTACCCCCTGGTACGCGTTCCAAATCCCAAGGATTTTTTGTTCTTTTATAATGAGAGTTTTCAGTTGATGATCCCATGGCAAACTCGTCCATGTTTAATTTCCCGAGTAGGATCATCCCTTCATCTTGAATTTTCTGGGTTACTGTTGCATTATAGGGTGGTATAAAATTATCAAGAATTTTAGAGGCACAGGTGGTTTTAATCCCTTTTGTACAAATATTATCCTTAATCGCTATTGGTATTCCAGCAAGCTTTGGAAGCGTAATACCCTTCATTCGTTTTTCATCAATTTCACGAGCAGCTATGATTGCTTCTTCACCGCTTATTGTTAAAAATGCGTCTACTTTATCTTCTACCTGTTGAATTCTATCTAAAAAAGTCTTAGTGATTTCTTCACTACTGACTTGCTTTTGACTAAGTAATTCAACTAGTTCATGGGCTGTTTTTTCAAATAAAGCCATAATTATTTCCTCCTTAAAACTTATTTACTCAACAATTTTTGGAACACTGAAACATCCTCTTTCTTGGCTAGGCGCATTTGAAAGTAATTGCTCTCTGTCCATTGAAGGTTTGATTTTATCATCTCTAAAAACATTATTTATTGGGATAACATGTGCGGTTGGAATGACTTCAGTGATATCTAACTCATTCATTTGATCGACAAAGGCTATGATGGATTCCATATCTTTTGTCATGTGTTCTTTTTCACTTTCGGTAAGATTTAATCT from Firmicutes bacterium HGW-Firmicutes-1 encodes the following:
- the gatA gene encoding Asp-tRNA(Asn)/Glu-tRNA(Gln) amidotransferase GatCAB subunit A (allows the formation of correctly charged Asn-tRNA(Asn) or Gln-tRNA(Gln) through the transamidation of misacylated Asp-tRNA(Asn) or Glu-tRNA(Gln) in organisms which lack either or both of asparaginyl-tRNA or glutaminyl-tRNA synthetases; reaction takes place in the presence of glutamine and ATP through an activated phospho-Asp-tRNA(Asn) or phospho-Glu-tRNA), with the protein product MALFEKTAHELVELLSQKQVSSEEITKTFLDRIQQVEDKVDAFLTISGEEAIIAAREIDEKRMKGITLPKLAGIPIAIKDNICTKGIKTTCASKILDNFIPPYNATVTQKIQDEGMILLGKLNMDEFAMGSSTENSHYKRTKNPWDLERVPGGSSGGSAASVAADQTPFSLGSDTGGSIRQPAHYCGIVGMKPTYGAVSRYGLVAFASSLDQIGPLTKDVEDMALALNLICGYDPLDSSSAKIEHPDYSKSLNQDIRGMRIALPKEFFGEGIQAEVRESTLNAAKELEKLGAIIEEVSLDMTKYALPAYYMISSAEASSNLARFDGVKYGHRAAKYDNLLELYKETRDEGFGAEVKRRILLGTYALSSGYYDAYYKKAQQVRTLIKNQFDQTFQNFDIILTPTGPTTAFKLGEKINNPVEMYMDDICTVPINIAGVPALSINSGFDSKGLPIGIQLIGKAFAESTIIKVAHAYEKNRTLINKKPIL
- the gatC gene encoding Asp-tRNA(Asn)/Glu-tRNA(Gln) amidotransferase GatCAB subunit C (allows the formation of correctly charged Asn-tRNA(Asn) or Gln-tRNA(Gln) through the transamidation of misacylated Asp-tRNA(Asn) or Glu-tRNA(Gln) in organisms which lack either or both of asparaginyl-tRNA or glutaminyl-tRNA synthetases; reaction takes place in the presence of glutamine and ATP through an activated phospho-Asp-tRNA(Asn) or phospho-Glu-tRNA; some Mycoplasma proteins contain an N-terminal fusion to an unknown domain); this translates as MKITKEQVTHVANLARLNLTESEKEHMTKDMESIIAFVDQMNELDITEVIPTAHVIPINNVFRDDKIKPSMDREQLLSNAPSQERGCFSVPKIVE